A stretch of DNA from Nitrospirota bacterium:
TCCTGATACATAACAGAAAGGCTCTATTGAGACATCCTCCTTAATCACGGCATCATCGGATACAAACGAAAGACTGCTTATGCCTATGGGCTTAAAAGGCTTTACATAGAAATGCTCAAGCAGTTTTGCAAATCCATAATATGGGTCGGTGACCTTAAGCTGGGTCCCATGGAATTCGGAAACAGGCTCTTTTACCATAACACACGATGCCTTTGTGTCTCTTAGCCTCTTTATGTATTTTGGACTCGAAAGGAATGTTATATCTCCTTCCAATGCATCCTCTATGCCTGAGACACCTGTTATCTCTATATCTTCCTGTCCGATTATCTCTGCTTCTAAGAGCTTTGCGATATCCTTTAATTTCATCTACTTAGTTTTCTTTTTTGGGACTTTAAATTCGTCATATCTTTGTATAACCGTATCCGTAAGGTCAATAACCTTGTCTTTTGAGTAAAGTATTATGCCTGCCGGGAATATAAAGGCAAATCCATCCTGTTTTCCTATGGACTCTATAACAGAGTCTATAAGCTCATCGAGTATGTTTTCCTTCATGTTGTTCTGTATCCTCTGGACCTCTGCCTGAGAGTCATCGATGAGCTTTGTTATCTCTCTTTCCATAGCATCGAGTTCCCTTAGCTTTGCCTTTTTAGCCTCCTCCGAGAGGGCGGTCCCCTGCTTTTCAATCTCCTCCCTAAACCTTTCTTTTGTCTTTATCTTTTCGGTTATAAAGGCTTCTTTTTCCCTTATGAGGGCATCTAAAACAGCCTTTGTCTTTTTACCTGTCTCGGATTCGTCAATAACATACTGAAGGTCAACGATTCCTATTTTTGTTTCGGCAGTTACGGTCTTTGTCTTTTCCTCGGAAAAGGCAGATGTACTCCAAATCAGGACAAACAATACTACGAATATCTTTTTCATTAGCCCTCCTTTTGAATCATTTTTAGATATATTACCAGAATACTGCTTGGAAGGGGAATACAAAAATTCCGAAAACAGCCTTTAGAAGAATGTTCCGAATGCAAACTCCCATCGGGCTTTTCTCTCTCCTAACTTTGGGTCGAGGTTTTTACCCCATTCTAATCTTAATGGCCCAATTGGCGAAATCCACCTTATTCCAGTTCCTGCGGACTGTCTTAGCCTCAGGTCGCTTTCGTTATCGTATGCAGTTCCTGCATCGTAAAATACAACTCCCTTGAGTCTTGCCTCCTCTAAGATAGGGAAGGTATATTCTGCATTTAGTATGAGCTTCCTTGTGCCTCCGATTATAGCACCTGTTTCATCTCTTGGTCCTGCCTCTCCAAAGCCAAGCCCTCTTACAGAGTATATACCGCCTACAAAGAACCTCT
This window harbors:
- a CDS encoding OmpH family outer membrane protein, whose product is MKKIFVVLFVLIWSTSAFSEEKTKTVTAETKIGIVDLQYVIDESETGKKTKAVLDALIREKEAFITEKIKTKERFREEIEKQGTALSEEAKKAKLRELDAMEREITKLIDDSQAEVQRIQNNMKENILDELIDSVIESIGKQDGFAFIFPAGIILYSKDKVIDLTDTVIQRYDEFKVPKKKTK